The Streptomyces sp. NBC_00306 sequence GTGGTGGTCACCGGGCGCGTCGTTGTTCTCCAGGCGCTGGTAGAGCGGGAAGCAGTCCTTCGCGCTCCAGCCCGTGCAGCCCATCGCCCCCCACTCGTCGAGGTCCTCGGCGGGTGCCCAGAACGCGATGCAGGAGTTGTGCGAGGAGCAGCCGCCGAGCACCTTCGCCCGGGCGTGCCGCATGAAGCTGTTGCCGTTCTCCTGCGGCTCGATCGGATAGTCCCAGTCGTAGCCGGACTCCAGCAGAGCCATCCACTTGTCGAGCCGCAGGATGTTGTCGTCGCCGACATCGGAGGGGCCCGCCTCCAGCACACAGACGCTCACGTCCGGATCCTCGGACAGGCGCGCGGCGATGACGGCGCCGGCGGTGCCGCCGCCGACCACCACGTAGTCGAACTCCTGGTCGGGGCTCTGTGTGGACATGGCGTCTCCAGAACTGGTTCGTGGGGAGAGTCAGGCGGAGGGCGCCGGCGGTTCACCGGTGCCGGTCGATGCGACGTATCGGTGTGATTCGAGGACACCGGTCCGGTGCCGCTGCACGAACCAGTAGTAGGCGAAGCCGCCGAGCCCGACGATGCCGACGAACACGAACGCACCCCAGCGCAGGTACCAGTGCTGCGGCCCGGTGGCGTTGTAGACCTCGGCGCGCGGCCAGGCGAGGTTGATGGACATGGCCAGGCCCCACAGCACCGCGAGCAGGTTGATGGGGAGACCGAACTTGCCGAGCGAGAACTTGCCCTCGGCAGGCGTCCACTTGCCGCGCAGCCGCTTGATCAGCATCGGCGTGGTGACCAGGAGATAGGCCACGTAGATCATGATGATCGCGATGCTGGTGATCACCGAGAAGATCTGCGGCTGGTTGACGTTGATCACCAGGATCAGCACGCCCACCACACCGATGACCACGGCAGGCACGACGGGCGTCTTGAAGCGGGGACTGACCTTGGCGAGATGCGTGCCGGCGGGGAGGTTGTTGTCGCGGGCCATGGCGAACATCAACCGGATACCGGCGGCCTGGACCGCCAGCACACAGACCGTGATGGCGATGACGACACACCACAGGACGATCTCGCCGATGGTCGAACCGAGAGTCTCCAGGACCACGTACTGCAGGCCGATCGTGGACAGTTCCTCGGCGTTGATGTTGGGGACGGCCATCAGGGCGAACAGCAGGATCAGGCCGCCGATGAGGAACGAGGCGACCAGTGCGCGCAGGATGGCCCGCGGAGCGTTGCGGCTCGGGTCGTGCGACTCCTCACCCAGCGACGAGGCGGTGTCGAAGCCGTACATCACGTAGGCCGAGGCCAGCGAGGCCGTCAGGAAGGCGCCGAAGTAGCCCAGCGTCTGGCCCTCACCGAGTCCGTAGGTGTCCGTCAGCACGGTGCTGGGACCACGCGTGATGTGGGCGGCCAGGAGGATGATCAGAGCCACGGCCGCGACCAGCTCGATGAAGACGCCGGCCGAGTTGATCCGCGCCATCAGCTTCACGCCGAAGGCGTTGACCAGGGTCGAGAACAGAATGAGGACGGTGCCGAGGAGGACGGCGTTGGCCGCCGCGTCGTTCTTGCCACTGCCGTCGCCCACGAACTGGAACCAGCTGTCGATCTGCGGCAGCGTGATCTGGTACGCCAGGGCCACGGCGGAGAGCGTCACCATGGTGGCCGTCATCATCATCCAGCCGCCGAGCCAGCCGACGTGCGGGCCGCCCATGGTCTTGGCCCAGTTGTAGATGGACCCCGCCACCGGGTAGCGGGCGGCCAGCTCGCAGAAGCACAGGGCCACCATCAGCTGCCCGACGAACACCATCGGCCACGACCACCAGTAGGCGGGCCCGCCGAAGGAGACACCGAAGTAGAAGAGCTGGAAGGTGCCGGTGAGGATCGAGATGTAGCTGATGCCGGCCGCGAAGGTGTGGAAGTTGCCGAGGGTGCGCTTCAGTTCGGGCTTGTAGCCGAGTGCGCCGAGTGCGTCGTCGTCTTCCTGCCCTTGGGCACTGGCCCTGCTGCTCTTGCTGTCGTCATGGACACTCATGAGAACCACCGCTGGGGACGTGGGCTGAGGTTGCGCCAGATGTGCTTGGCCTCCTGGTACTCCGCAAGACCCGCGGGGCCCAGTTCGCGGCCGAAGCCGGACTGCTTCATCCCGCCCCATTCCGCCTGGGGGACGTACGGATGGAAGTCATTGATCCACACGGTTCCGGCGCGCACCCGGGAAGCCACCCGGTGGGCGCGGCCGACATCCTGCGACCAGACCGCGCCGGTCAGGCCGTAGACGGTGTCGTTGGCAAGGGCGACCGCCTCCTCCTCGTCGTGGAACCGTTCAACGGTCAGCACCGGACCGAACGATTCGTCACGGACGACGGACATGCCCGGAGCGCACTCGTCCAGCACGGTCGGCAGATAGTAGAACCCGTCCTGCAGCGCCGGGTCGTCGGGACGCTTGCCGCCACAGCGCAGCACAGCACCCTCGGCGAGACCTGCCGCCACATAAGCCTCGACCTTGTCACGGTGCTGAGCGGAGATCAACGGTCCGGTACGGGCGTTCTGATCGAACGGGCCACCGAGCCTGATCTCCTTGGCCTGGGCCACCACCGCGTCCACGAACCGGTCGTGCAGATCGTCCTGGACCAGGAGCCGGGCCCCGGCCGAACAGACCTGGCCGGAGTGCAGGAAGATCGCCATGACCGCGTAGTCGACGGCCGCGTCGAAGTCGGCGTCCTCGAAGACGATGTTGGGGTTCTTGCCGCCCAGCTCGAGCGCGACCTTCTTCACCGTGGGTGCGGCGGCCGCCATGATGCGCCGCCCGGTGACCAGACCGCCCGTGAACGAGACCATGTCGACCCGCGGGTCCTCGCTGAGCGGGGCACCCGCCGTGGGACCGGCGCCCAGGATCAGGTTCGCCGCGCCGGCGGGGACTCCCGCCTCGGTCAGCAGCCGCATCAGCATGATGCAGGTGTGCGGCGTGAGCTCGCTGGGCTTGAGGACGAAGGTGTTGCCCGCACCGAGCGCGGGAGCGACCTTCCAGGCGGTCTGCAGCAGCGGATAGTTCCACGGCGTGATCAGCGTGCACACCCCGACGGGTTCGTGCACGACCCGGCTGTCCACTTCCGGGTTGCCCGTGTCGACGATCCGGTCCTCGCCGCCGGCGGCCGTCAGGTTGCCGAAGTACCGGAAGCAGTTCGCGATGTCGTCCATGTCGTACTCGCTCTCCACGAGCCGCTTCCCGGTGTCCAGGGACTCGGCTCGGGCGAACGCGTCCTTGTCGCGTTCCAGCAGGTCGGCGACGCGCAGCAGCACCCTGCCGCGGTCGGCGGCCGCGGTGTGGGGCCACGGCCCGCGGTCGAAGGCGTCGCGGGCGGCGGCGATCGCCGCCGCCGCGTCCTTCGGGCCGGCCTCGTCGACGGTGGCGACGAGGGTGCCGTCCGCGGGGCAGCGGATCTCACGCACCTGCCCGTCGAGGGCGGCAGTCCACTTGCCGCCGATGAACAGCTCCGGCATGGCGTGCTCCTCCGGGTCGGACGGTCGGGCGACCCCGCCGCGGCAGGGTCGGACCTTGGTGCTCCATTCAACTGACAGTAAGGAGGTAGCGCGGGATTCGCAGTACGGAGCGGTCATTCGGTGGCGGAACCCCGCCCGACGGGGTACGCGAAGGCTCCCGGCGGACTCTCGTCAGGACCGCTGCCAGGCGTCCAGTTCCTGTACGCGGGCGAGAGCGGACGGACGCTGGGCCGACGGGAGTGCGGTGGCCAGGGCCCGCCACACCGCCAGATCGTCCTCGCCCCAGGGGCTGTACGCCCAGTCGGCGAGCAGGCCCGGATCGCCGCGGGCGATCAGCGCGGCCCTCAGCTGACCCTCCAGACGGCGGCGCAGCCGCGCCACCGCGGGTGCCTGGGACGCGGGCAGCAACGGACCGGCGTACGCGGTGAGCGCCCCCGTCACCGAACCCGAGGCGAGCCGCCGGGCCACCGCGTCGAAGTCCGCGTCGACGCGTGCGCCCAGCCGGTAGGGCCGGGAGAGCAGCAGATCGGGACCGAGCAGACCGCGCAGCCGGGACAGTTCCGCCCGGAGAGTGACAGGGGTGACGGACTCGTCCTCGTACAGCTCGATCATCAGTTCGTCGCCGCCGACACCCTCCGGGCGGTGGGCCAGTAGCACCAGGATCTCGCTGTGGCGGCGGCTGAGCCGCACCTTGCGGCCGCCCGTCACCAAAAGCGCCTCGTCGCGGCCCAGCGCCGTCAATTGCACGCTCTCCGCGGACGGCGGTGGGGCGAGAAGTGCCAGCTGGGACTCGGCGGCCCGTGCCACGGCCCCGACGAACGCGAGGCTGTGAGGGTGCGCCAGCCGGTCGCCGCCGGTGATGTCCACCGCGCCGAGCAGCCGCCCGGTGGCGGGATCGTGGATCGGGGCAGCGGCGCAGGTCCAGGCCTGGACCGGACGGCGGAAGTGCTCGGCCGCGAAGACCTGGACCGGCCGGTCGAGGGTGATCGCCGTGCCCGGGGCGTTCGTCCCGGCGACGGCCTCGGCCCAGCGGGCGCCCGGCACGAAATTCATCAGATCGGCCCTGCGCCGGGTGGTGGGCGGACCCTCGACCCAGAGCAGCCGTCCGTGCGCGTCGCAGACCGCCACGAGGTGTTCGCCGTCCATGGCGTACGCGCCCATCAGCTCCCTCATCAGGGGCATGACCCGGGCCAGCGGATGATCCTCGCGGCAGGCGGTGAGGGCGTCGTCGTCCAGTTCGACGCCGGCCGTGCCGTCGGGGCTGACATGGGCGCGGGCCGAACGCTTCCAGGAGTCGGCCACCACGGATCGCACGGGCCGCTCGACACGGCCCGCGGTCAGATAGGCGTCGTAGGCCCTGCGCAGCACGGCGATCCGCTCCGACGGATCCGCGCCCGGTTCGAGAGCCACCCATGCGTCGCTCAACTCGGCCTCCCCGGCCCATCGTGACCCAGGCGGAGGGGCGCGACAAGCGTCCCGGCGTCAGGTGAAGTTCACGAGGCGGATGTAGCGGCCCCAGTCCCAGAGCGGCCCGGGGTCGGAGTGGGTGGCGCCGGGGACCTCGTTGTGGCCGATGATGTGCATGCGGTCCTTGGGGATGCCGTAGCGGTCGCAGATCGAGGCGGTGAGCGCCGCGGACCGCTCGTAGAGCACGTCGGTGAAATACTCCGGCCTGTCCACCCAGCCTTCGTGCTCGATGCCGATGCTGCGGGTGTTGTAGTCCCAATTGCCCGCGTGCCAGCCGACGTTCCGCTCCCGCACGCACTGCGCCACATGTCCGTCCGCGGAGCGCACGACGTAGTGGGCGGAGACCTGCCGGGCCGCGTCCTGGAAGATGTCGATCGTGTCGCCGAAGGTCTCCTGAGTGACGTGGACGACGACGAAGTTCACCGGGTACGACGAAGGGCGGCTCGACGGAGTGAAGTTGGACGCCGTCGCGGGCAGCCACTCGGCGGTGGGGAAGTCGGTGTCCAAGGCTGCGGCCCGAGCGGGGGCCGCGGGCAGCAGGACGCCGGTGGCGGCCATGGCCGCGCCGCCCTTGAGCAGTCGTCTACGGTCCATGGGGCCTCTCCCGGTGGGGGTGTCAGAAGCGGGGCAGTGCGGAGGCGACCTCCCGCAGATGACGGTGGAGGCCGCCATGAGGATCTCCTGCCGGCAGCCATTCCTTGCGGATCTTGGCGACGCAGGTGTAGTTGGTGTCGCAGACATTGGCGAGCGGGGCCTCACCCGCCTGGCCCACCAGCTGGTACGCATCCAGCCGGGACAGTCCGTAGTCCCGGGCCAGCCACTGGACCAGGTCCAACTGGGAGATCCGGAACGCGTCTTCGAGCGGGCGTGCGGAGCCCGTCGACATGATGTGCGAGTCGGACTCGATACGCGGCCAGGGTGTCGACACGCCCTTGAGCAGTTCGACCACCACCACGGTGTTCATGGCGCACTCCACCGCCACACCGCAGGTCTCGCCCTCACCCTGCCGGGCGTGCCCGTCACCCAGGCTCAGCAGCGCGCCGGGCACGTTGACGCCCAGGTAGCAGGTGACGCCGGCGCGCATCTCGGGCGTGTCCATGTTGCCGCCGTGTGCGTCCGGGACCAACGCGGACCGCACCTCCAGATTGGCGGGCGCCACGCCGACGGTGCCGTGCATGGGGTCCATCGGCAGCTCGATCTGGATGTCACTGTCCCGGGCGCTGAACAGACAGGTGCGGCGCTCCCGGTCGAGCTCCCACATCCACACCACCTCGGGCAGCGGGTCCTGAAGGGTGGCCGTGGCATGGGTGGAGGTGAGCGCCCCGAACAGCGGCACGGTCGTCGACGCCGCCCAGTCGCGGGCCGGCTCCACGGAGACGAAGTGCACGGCCACCGTGTCACCGGGCTCGGCACCCTCGATGTGGAACGGCCCGGTCTGCGGATTGAGGAACGGGAACGCGCAGACCTCGGACACCAGGTCCTTCGCCGAGCGGACACGGCCCGCGAAGCAGTCCTCCGTGAACAGGTCGAGTACAGTGCCCGGCGCGATCCGCGCCACGGGCGGCGCGCCGCCGAACGTCCAGGCGTACTCGCCCGGCTCCGGGCGCACGGTCACGATCCGCGGGTCGCTCATGGTCCACCGCTCCCCTCCGCCGGCCCCGGGCGGACCGGTCGCGGGATCACGGTACGGTCGGCCGCGCGAGGGGCGGAAGATGCCGGGACGGCTCAAAGTCCGCACAACCAACGGGAGTTGACCACCGGGAGCCACGCCGCACTCAGGGCACGGGCGGCTCCCGGCGGGCGGGCTCAGCCGTGCAGCGGGCGAGGCAGACGCACGTATGTCACGGTCGTCTCGATGCCGCTGTCCACCAGCCGGCCCGGGGCGTCGAAGGCCTCGGGCCCGTCCGTCATGCCGAAGTCGTTGTCGTTGATGAGCGCGAGGGTGTTCCGGCCCACCACGGCGATGCCCTCAACCTTCCCGGGCACGCCCGCCACCTTGCCGAAGTCCGCGACCAGGCTCTTGCGCAGCACCGGGACCCCCGCTGCCGCCGGGTCCTCGATCTGCTCGTACGAGGGGGAGGTCGTGGCGCTGTCCCAGCGGCTGCCGAGAATGCCCGCGCCACGCGGCAGCGTGACACGGTGCGCCCGGGACGAGGCGTCCGTGCGCTCCTGGACGAGCAGAGTGTCGCGGCCGAGGGCGACCAGCGAGGAGATCTTCAGCTCGGACGGATCGTCCTCACCCGGGTCGACGACGTCCACCGCGTCGAAACGGTAGGCGTACTCGCCGGTCACGGCACGCTTCGTGGGCGAGAAGCGCAGCAGCCGGGCGTTGCGCGACGCCTCACCCGCGTCCTCGTCCGGCACGGACAGCGGGCTCTGCACCGCGAGGACGAGATCACCGCCGGGCAGCTGGGCCAGCCCCTCGAAACCACGGTTGATCTTGCGCTTGAGCAGGATGGACGGCAGCGCCTCGACGACCGGGTAGCCGGCGCCCCGCAGTCCCAGGCCCTTGGGCACATAGCGCGCCAGCACCCGGCCGCGCGAGGAGACATGGACGAGCGAAGGCCCGTACTCGTCGGCGAGCCAGAAGGTGCCGTCGGACGCCCGGACGATGCCCTCGGTGTCCAGACCGTTCGGGTCGTACGAGAGCGGCGTCGACGCGTTGTACGTGTACGGGGCCTCGTCGCGGGACGCCTGGTTCGGCAGACCGGTGACGGCCTTGCCCCGCGACGTGGTGATCGCAAGCGCGGTCAGCACCTTCACCCGGTTGCCGGACACCCGCACCTTCACGATGGCCGGATCGAACCCGGGGACCGGGAACGTCCGGCGCTTCGTGCCGTCGATCTTGATCTGGCCGTTGGGTCCGCGGTCGGTCACCGTCCAGAACTCGCCCTTCCGGCCCGCGGGAAAGATGTCGCTGCCGATCCCGCCCAGGTCGACCCCGCGATCGTCGGCCACCGACCCCGTGAGCAGGGAGTTGCTGAACGAGGCCAGCGGGATGTCCCCGAGCACGGCGGTGCCCGTCACGCGCGGAACCGTTCCATGTCCGCCCGTGTGGCCGGGCGCGCCCGTGGCGGTGCCGGCCACGGCGATCGCCGCGACGAGGGCGATCGGCAGCCCCGCGGCAAGGGAACGGCGTACGGAACGCGGCAACATGCGCGCAGACGGGGACATCGGGCCTCCTGGCCTACAGATCGACTGACAGCGGACAGGCTGTGCGTTCACGCCGAACGGCATGGGACATCCGGGTGAACGCGGCCTGACGTACCGCCATCGCCCGTGCGTGCCGAGTCTGTTCAGCTCCTACCGTGGGGCGTGAGCGGCCCGGCCACGAGTGGTCCGCCGCTTCGCCCCACCCTCGCCGCGCGAGGCCGGGCCCGGACCAGCTCTGCTCGGACGGTCAGGGCTGTTCCAGAACGCCCGCGAGGGCCGCCGCCGGATCATGGCCCGCGGGCCCGGCGGGGGCCCAGCGGCCCCTCTCCTTGCGGTACGGCCACCAGCGGCCGTCGCGGCCCAGACGCAACTGCGCGCCGGAGCCCTGCACTGCCCACCGTCCCGGCCCCGACACGCGCAACCGGGGCCGGTCCGGCTCCTCCCAGGCTTCCTCCAGCAACGTCGTCGCCCGGGCGAGGTCCGCCGGCTCCGGCGTCCACTCCTCGTCGAACACGGACAGCGCGGCCGCGCCTCCCGAGCGCCACGCGCGAACCGCCAGATCCAGCTCGGCGCGCTGCCGCCCGGTGGCCGAGACGAGACGGGACGCGATCACACCTGTGGGCGGCGACGACGCAAGACGCACCAAATCCTGATCGGCAGTCAGTTCTCCCTCGACCGCCTGAGCTTGGTGACCCGGCGCGAGTGCCTCGGCGAGCATCCGGTGCGCTCGCGTCGCCGTGTCCGCCGCGAGGAATTCCAGCGCGCCGGGGTCGATGCCGGGCGGTGGCTCCGTCTCGGTGTCCAGGGACGGCGGTTGACCCGGCTCGTCCGGCAGCGGTGGGGGAGCGGGCAGCGGCGGGAGTATGCCCCCGGCCGCGAACGCCTCGTCGGCCCGCACTCCTCCCAGCGCCGGCTCGGGCTCCCTCTCGGGTGTGTCGCCCGAAGCCCGCGCCATGCTCCGGGCCTGGAGCTCGTCCAATAGCCGACGCTCACCGCGCCCCCGCATGAGCAGCAGGACGAACGGGTCCTGGTCGAGGAGCCTCGCCACCTGGTAGCAGAGGGCCGCGGTGTGCGGGCACAAATCCCAGGCGCCGCAGGTGCACTCGGGCTCCAGATCACCGATTCCCGGCAGGAGTTCGAGGCCCGCCGCGGCGGCGTCCTCCACCAGGACGGGCGGCATTTCCCGGTCGAGCAGCGCCGC is a genomic window containing:
- a CDS encoding N-acetylmuramoyl-L-alanine amidase — protein: MDRRRLLKGGAAMAATGVLLPAAPARAAALDTDFPTAEWLPATASNFTPSSRPSSYPVNFVVVHVTQETFGDTIDIFQDAARQVSAHYVVRSADGHVAQCVRERNVGWHAGNWDYNTRSIGIEHEGWVDRPEYFTDVLYERSAALTASICDRYGIPKDRMHIIGHNEVPGATHSDPGPLWDWGRYIRLVNFT
- a CDS encoding esterase-like activity of phytase family protein, which translates into the protein MSPSARMLPRSVRRSLAAGLPIALVAAIAVAGTATGAPGHTGGHGTVPRVTGTAVLGDIPLASFSNSLLTGSVADDRGVDLGGIGSDIFPAGRKGEFWTVTDRGPNGQIKIDGTKRRTFPVPGFDPAIVKVRVSGNRVKVLTALAITTSRGKAVTGLPNQASRDEAPYTYNASTPLSYDPNGLDTEGIVRASDGTFWLADEYGPSLVHVSSRGRVLARYVPKGLGLRGAGYPVVEALPSILLKRKINRGFEGLAQLPGGDLVLAVQSPLSVPDEDAGEASRNARLLRFSPTKRAVTGEYAYRFDAVDVVDPGEDDPSELKISSLVALGRDTLLVQERTDASSRAHRVTLPRGAGILGSRWDSATTSPSYEQIEDPAAAGVPVLRKSLVADFGKVAGVPGKVEGIAVVGRNTLALINDNDFGMTDGPEAFDAPGRLVDSGIETTVTYVRLPRPLHG
- a CDS encoding acetamidase/formamidase family protein codes for the protein MSDPRIVTVRPEPGEYAWTFGGAPPVARIAPGTVLDLFTEDCFAGRVRSAKDLVSEVCAFPFLNPQTGPFHIEGAEPGDTVAVHFVSVEPARDWAASTTVPLFGALTSTHATATLQDPLPEVVWMWELDRERRTCLFSARDSDIQIELPMDPMHGTVGVAPANLEVRSALVPDAHGGNMDTPEMRAGVTCYLGVNVPGALLSLGDGHARQGEGETCGVAVECAMNTVVVVELLKGVSTPWPRIESDSHIMSTGSARPLEDAFRISQLDLVQWLARDYGLSRLDAYQLVGQAGEAPLANVCDTNYTCVAKIRKEWLPAGDPHGGLHRHLREVASALPRF
- a CDS encoding GAF domain-containing protein, which produces MSDAWVALEPGADPSERIAVLRRAYDAYLTAGRVERPVRSVVADSWKRSARAHVSPDGTAGVELDDDALTACREDHPLARVMPLMRELMGAYAMDGEHLVAVCDAHGRLLWVEGPPTTRRRADLMNFVPGARWAEAVAGTNAPGTAITLDRPVQVFAAEHFRRPVQAWTCAAAPIHDPATGRLLGAVDITGGDRLAHPHSLAFVGAVARAAESQLALLAPPPSAESVQLTALGRDEALLVTGGRKVRLSRRHSEILVLLAHRPEGVGGDELMIELYEDESVTPVTLRAELSRLRGLLGPDLLLSRPYRLGARVDADFDAVARRLASGSVTGALTAYAGPLLPASQAPAVARLRRRLEGQLRAALIARGDPGLLADWAYSPWGEDDLAVWRALATALPSAQRPSALARVQELDAWQRS
- a CDS encoding APC family permease, translated to MSVHDDSKSSRASAQGQEDDDALGALGYKPELKRTLGNFHTFAAGISYISILTGTFQLFYFGVSFGGPAYWWSWPMVFVGQLMVALCFCELAARYPVAGSIYNWAKTMGGPHVGWLGGWMMMTATMVTLSAVALAYQITLPQIDSWFQFVGDGSGKNDAAANAVLLGTVLILFSTLVNAFGVKLMARINSAGVFIELVAAVALIILLAAHITRGPSTVLTDTYGLGEGQTLGYFGAFLTASLASAYVMYGFDTASSLGEESHDPSRNAPRAILRALVASFLIGGLILLFALMAVPNINAEELSTIGLQYVVLETLGSTIGEIVLWCVVIAITVCVLAVQAAGIRLMFAMARDNNLPAGTHLAKVSPRFKTPVVPAVVIGVVGVLILVINVNQPQIFSVITSIAIIMIYVAYLLVTTPMLIKRLRGKWTPAEGKFSLGKFGLPINLLAVLWGLAMSINLAWPRAEVYNATGPQHWYLRWGAFVFVGIVGLGGFAYYWFVQRHRTGVLESHRYVASTGTGEPPAPSA
- a CDS encoding aldehyde dehydrogenase family protein codes for the protein MPELFIGGKWTAALDGQVREIRCPADGTLVATVDEAGPKDAAAAIAAARDAFDRGPWPHTAAADRGRVLLRVADLLERDKDAFARAESLDTGKRLVESEYDMDDIANCFRYFGNLTAAGGEDRIVDTGNPEVDSRVVHEPVGVCTLITPWNYPLLQTAWKVAPALGAGNTFVLKPSELTPHTCIMLMRLLTEAGVPAGAANLILGAGPTAGAPLSEDPRVDMVSFTGGLVTGRRIMAAAAPTVKKVALELGGKNPNIVFEDADFDAAVDYAVMAIFLHSGQVCSAGARLLVQDDLHDRFVDAVVAQAKEIRLGGPFDQNARTGPLISAQHRDKVEAYVAAGLAEGAVLRCGGKRPDDPALQDGFYYLPTVLDECAPGMSVVRDESFGPVLTVERFHDEEEAVALANDTVYGLTGAVWSQDVGRAHRVASRVRAGTVWINDFHPYVPQAEWGGMKQSGFGRELGPAGLAEYQEAKHIWRNLSPRPQRWFS
- a CDS encoding SWIM zinc finger family protein, which produces MSVGDDNERTFAALPPERGRGFARTWWGLTWLKALEDTALDAQQLKKGRLHARGGAVGAVSVRPGRITAVVRDRDGTGQRGDVLLQEFDEAAWDRFLDMAVDRAGHIAALLDREMPPVLVEDAAAAGLELLPGIGDLEPECTCGAWDLCPHTAALCYQVARLLDQDPFVLLLMRGRGERRLLDELQARSMARASGDTPEREPEPALGGVRADEAFAAGGILPPLPAPPPLPDEPGQPPSLDTETEPPPGIDPGALEFLAADTATRAHRMLAEALAPGHQAQAVEGELTADQDLVRLASSPPTGVIASRLVSATGRQRAELDLAVRAWRSGGAAALSVFDEEWTPEPADLARATTLLEEAWEEPDRPRLRVSGPGRWAVQGSGAQLRLGRDGRWWPYRKERGRWAPAGPAGHDPAAALAGVLEQP